CTCGCTCGTGCGTCGGAAAGACAAAAAGCTCAGCGCGCCGCGGATAACGAGTGAGTGAGAGGGTTTTTATTGTTGGTGCGGGGCAGGTTGGGCGCGGATTGTTCCGCGCCTTTCGCGCCTCCGGGGTGGAAGTGCTGGGACTTCACGGGCACAGGCCGTCCGCTGCCGCCACATCGAGCGGACCACTGCCTGCGTCAATTGCAAACGCGAATGCCATCATCGTAGCCGTTCGCGATGAGCAGATAGATGTTGCGGTCGAGGAGCTTATGCAGGACAGGCGGGCAACGGGCAGGGGCCGCCTCGCGGCAGGAACTGTGATCGTTCATACGTCTGGCAGCGCGGATCCCCTGACCATTGCGCGCCTGGCTGACGTCAATCTGAACGGAGGCACTTTCCACCCGTTGGTGCCGTTTGCAAATGCAGATCGGGCCCCCGAGCTGCTACGAAACGCGTGGATAGGCATAGATGGCGATGACCCCGCCCGGGCTACCTCCCGGCGGCTGGCAGGCAGCATCGGCGCCCGCACGCTGGATATCCCCGTCGGCGGCAAGGGTGTCTATCATGCCGCCGCTGTGATGAGCTCTAACTTTCCAGTAGTGCTGGCCGCCGTGGCGAGCCGCATGCTTGTGGACCTGGGCGTGCCGGAACGAAGTGCACAGCATGCGGTGCACAGCCTCATGCAGAGTGCCGTGTCGAATATCGCCGATGCGCCAGCCGAGAAGGTACTTACCGGGCCCGTTGTGCGCGGCGATGGAGAGACTGTGAGAAGGCATCTCACTGCGCTTCGCGGATTTCCCGACGCAAAAGCGCTTTACCGGCGGCTGTCCCTGGCAGCTCTCGAGATCGCCAGCGCTCGGGGATTGGATCCAGAACGGGTTGCCGAGCTTCAGAGGTTGCTGTTACTACGATGAATGGCCCGCATTGATGCGAGCGCGCCGATTCGGCAAGCGCGCTGTCTGAAAATTACATGGGACCCATTACATTCCCGACAGGGTGGACGAATCGATCACCCGTACATTACGAGGGGGGGTAAAGGTAAACTCCGACTTGGCGATGACCGGATTCTTCTCGGCTTTCGTGATGGTGACGAGGCGCGTCAGTCCGTTGAGATCCACGAGCTCGAATTGGCGGATCATGTTGTCGGAAGCGTCGATCCATACCTTGGCGCGGGTAAAGGTCTGATTTGCTTTGCGCGGGACAAGACTGACGACGTTTGATCTGCGACCAGCGACGGTAGCCGTCCCCTCGCCCGTGATTTTGTAGCGGGTGCCTGGCGACGACAGGAATAAACTGCCCGGGTCGATCATTGCTGCCGAACCCTTGTTCGATGGCATCCGGATGACCTGTCCTGGAGCACTACTGGGGAGATACAGCCAGAGCGACTTGCCATCAGCAACGACCCTGTCACCTTTTGGATCGCTGAAGTTCACCGACAGCAGGTTCGGGTCGCGACGGAGCATTATCCCGTTCGACACTGAAGTACTCCCGGTAAGTGGATTGGTGAGCTTCTGCTGAAACTCGGCACGCATGCTTCGCGTTGCTGAATACGAGGCCACCGCTCGCTCCATGATGGCGTTGGGCGACTGCCCCTGAAGGCTGGTTGACACACCGAGCGCCAGAATAACGGCTGAGATTTTCATATCAATGGGTACCCGCCGGGTTGGCCTGCGTTCCTGCATCCGCGCTTGGCTCAGCACCCCGTTCAGGTGACATCGCCCCCGGGGTGACACGCCTTCCAATTGCTGTCGCGACCGCCCGCAACTCGTCGATCAGCGAGTTAAGCTGACCGGGAAACAATGACTGCGCTCCGTCGGACAGCGCACTATCGGGGTGCGGATGCATCTCGACCAGTATGCCGTCGGCGCCGGCTGCAAGCGCCGCGCGGGCCATCGGCGTCACTTTTTCACGAACGCCGGTTCCGTGGCTCGGGTCCCCTACGATCGGGAGGTGCGAGAGTTGATGCACGGTGGGAATCGCCGTCAGGTCGAACATGTTGCGGGCCGAGGGATCGAAGGTTCTCACACCACGCTCGCAGAGGATGACCTGATTGTTTCCTTCCGCGAGAATGTACTCCGCGCTGAGCAGCAGATCGCCGATGGTAGCTGCCATGCCACGCTTTAACAGCACCGGTTTGCCAATTCTGCCAACACATTTGAGCAGCGAATAGTTCTGCATGTTGCGCGCGCCTATCTGAATACAGTCGGCAACTTCGGCTACCAGATGCGCGCCCTCGTCATCCATCGCCTCCGTCACGATCGGCAACCCTGTCTCGCGGCGCGCCAGCGCCAGCAGCGCGAGACCTTTTTTCCCCAGGCCCTGAAACGAGTACGGCGAGCTCCGTGGTTTGAACGCACCGCCACGCAGCCCTGCCCCTCCGGCATTTTTCACGGCATGTGCTGCTTCCAGAATCTGAACCTCCGATTCAACGGAGCAAGGCCCCGCAATTACCGGCACGTCCACTCCGCCAAATGACACTCCCGGCGCGATGGTCACCACAGTGTTTTCCGGCCGCCATTCCCTCGACACCTGCTTGTATGGCTGCGTGACGTGGATCACCTGCGCAACACCTGTCAGGGCGGCGATGCGCGACGAATCCACGCGTCCGTCATTCCCGACAATGCCAATCGCGGTGCGTTGCGCTCCTGGCATCGGGCGCGCTTCATAACCCATGCCTTCAACGGCTTCCACAACCCGCGCAATATCAGCGCTCGTTGCACTGTGATGCATCACCACCAGCATCGGCTAGGCGCCCATCGCCGCAAATTCTGCGGACGCCGGTAAGGCCCCGGATATGGCATCATCAACAGCAGCACCCCTCATGTGAACGCTCACCAGCGATGAGACTCCCGGTTCCTGCATCGTTACTCCATAAACAGCGTCTGCCGCCTCGGTAGTAGTCCGCGGATTGTGCGTAATGACGATGAACTGGGTGTTCGTCTTGAACTTGTTCAGCATGTGCACGAACCTGCCGATGTTTGCATCGTCCAGCGGCGCGTCGACCTCGTCCAGGAGACAGAACGGGCTGGGCTTCGTCAGGAAGATTCCAAACAACAGCGAAAGCGCCACAAGTGCACGTTCGCCGCTGGACAACAGATGAATGCGCTGGGTTCGCTTGCCGCGTGGCGCGGCATGGATCTCGATGTCACCATCGAGCGGGGAGTTGGCATTCTCGAGCCGCAGATCGCATTCCCCACCGCCAAACAGCGTCATGAAAATGTTCCTGAAATTTTCCCGTACCTTCACGAAAGTAGCGAGAAACAGATCGCGGGCTGTGTTGTCGATTTCGCGGATTGCCTGTTCGAGAGAAAGCTTTGCTGAAGACAGATCGGCACGCTGCGATACGAGCATCTCCACCCGTTTCTGCTCTTCCTCGTGCTCTTCAATCGCAAGCGGGTTGACGGGACCGAGCGCCTCGAGCTGCTCGCGAAGTCCGCCGGCTTCCGCACGGAGCGAATCGTCGTCGGCTTCGAGCGGGGCAATGGTTTGCATCAGGTCTTCCAGCGAGCGCTTCCACTCGGCTTCAAGTCGTTCGCGAATCGCGGTCTTTTTACCGGAGAGCTCGATGAACCGGAGTTCCGCG
This genomic window from Gemmatimonadaceae bacterium contains:
- a CDS encoding Rossmann-like and DUF2520 domain-containing protein — translated: MSERVFIVGAGQVGRGLFRAFRASGVEVLGLHGHRPSAAATSSGPLPASIANANAIIVAVRDEQIDVAVEELMQDRRATGRGRLAAGTVIVHTSGSADPLTIARLADVNLNGGTFHPLVPFANADRAPELLRNAWIGIDGDDPARATSRRLAGSIGARTLDIPVGGKGVYHAAAVMSSNFPVVLAAVASRMLVDLGVPERSAQHAVHSLMQSAVSNIADAPAEKVLTGPVVRGDGETVRRHLTALRGFPDAKALYRRLSLAALEIASARGLDPERVAELQRLLLLR
- the aroF gene encoding 3-deoxy-7-phosphoheptulonate synthase, translating into MHHSATSADIARVVEAVEGMGYEARPMPGAQRTAIGIVGNDGRVDSSRIAALTGVAQVIHVTQPYKQVSREWRPENTVVTIAPGVSFGGVDVPVIAGPCSVESEVQILEAAHAVKNAGGAGLRGGAFKPRSSPYSFQGLGKKGLALLALARRETGLPIVTEAMDDEGAHLVAEVADCIQIGARNMQNYSLLKCVGRIGKPVLLKRGMAATIGDLLLSAEYILAEGNNQVILCERGVRTFDPSARNMFDLTAIPTVHQLSHLPIVGDPSHGTGVREKVTPMARAALAAGADGILVEMHPHPDSALSDGAQSLFPGQLNSLIDELRAVATAIGRRVTPGAMSPERGAEPSADAGTQANPAGTH
- a CDS encoding outer membrane lipoprotein carrier protein LolA; this translates as MKISAVILALGVSTSLQGQSPNAIMERAVASYSATRSMRAEFQQKLTNPLTGSTSVSNGIMLRRDPNLLSVNFSDPKGDRVVADGKSLWLYLPSSAPGQVIRMPSNKGSAAMIDPGSLFLSSPGTRYKITGEGTATVAGRRSNVVSLVPRKANQTFTRAKVWIDASDNMIRQFELVDLNGLTRLVTITKAEKNPVIAKSEFTFTPPRNVRVIDSSTLSGM